In Pseudoliparis swirei isolate HS2019 ecotype Mariana Trench chromosome 11, NWPU_hadal_v1, whole genome shotgun sequence, a genomic segment contains:
- the atp6v1c2 gene encoding LOW QUALITY PROTEIN: V-type proton ATPase subunit C 1-B (The sequence of the model RefSeq protein was modified relative to this genomic sequence to represent the inferred CDS: substituted 1 base at 1 genomic stop codon) produces MTDLWLVSVPLDKTSLTSVEKLKRILAKTNLATCFKFPIPDLKVGILDSLFSVSDDLSKLDTLTESVIKKTHQCMREVMEQSADEGQDNALANGVDLMSYSTKFQWDKAKYPTALPLSSLADIINKEVSQMEAELKSRAAAYNSVKMSLEHTLQXVIGSFQTRSLNDIVRSKDLVVSEYLTTLLVLVSRGRYLQWERTYESLSEFVVPRSSRKLYEDGEGGVFSVTLFKRAVCEFKAKARESKFTVSEYSFELEAQKEQEMRRRSVHKKEQYGIFVRWLKVNFSGVFVAWIHLKALRVFVESILRYGIPVSYQALVLRTDQKRSKKLKQELASLFVHLDPIASASKTHASCDLPEICQHEYLSYICYHINTNLLEIS; encoded by the exons ATGACAGACCTATGGTTGGTCTCTGTCCCTCTGGACAAGACCAGTTTAACCAGTGTGGAGAAACTCAAGCGCATCCTCGCCAAAACCAACTTGGCCACCTGCTTCAAGTTTCCCATTCCAGATCTCAAG GTGGGAATACTGGACAGTCTGTTCAGCGTGTCAGATGATCTCTCCAAGCTCGACACACTGACTGAAag CGTGATAAAAAAAACCCATCAGTGTATgagggaggtgatggagcaatCCGCTGACGAGGGGCAGGACAACGCCTTAGCCAATGGAG tGGACCTGATGAGCTACTCAACCAAGTTTCAGTGGGACAAAGCCAAGTAtcccacagctctgcctctgtccAGCCTGGCAGACATCATCAACAAG GAGGTGTCCCAGATGGAGGCGGAGTTAAAATCTCGAGCCGCAGCCTACAACAGTGTTAAAATGAGTCTGGAGCACACACTGCAGTGAGTGat tgggAGTTTTCAAACCCGCAGTCTGAATGACATCGTGAGGAGCAAAGACCTGGTGGTCTCAGAGTACCTCACCACTCTACTGGTCCTGGTGAGCAG AGGGAGATACCTGCAGTGGGAGAGGACCTATGAGTCTTTGTCGGAGTTTGTGGTTCCACGGTCCAGCAG GAAGCTGTACGAGGACGGAGAGGGAGGCGTTTTCTCCGTCACACTGTTCaagagagctgtgtgtgaatTCAAAGCCAAAGCCCGGGAGAGCAA GTTCACCGTGAGCGAGTACAGCTTCGAGCTGGAGGCGCAGAAGGAGCAGGAGATGAGGCGGCGCAGTGTTCACAAGAAGGAGCAATAC GGAATCTTTGTGCGTTGGCTAAAGGTGAATTTCAGCGGGGTGTTTGTCGCCTGGATTCACTTGAAAGCATTGAGGGTGTTTGTGGAATCGATCCTCAG GTATGGCATCCCGGTGAGCTATCAGGCTCTAGTGCTGCGCACGGACCAGAAGCGCTCCAAGAAGCTGAAGCAAGAGCTCGCTTCCCTGTTCGTCCACCTGGACCCAATAGCCAGCGCCAGCAAGACACAT GCAAGCTGTGACCTCCCAGAAATCTGTCAGCATGAGTACTTGTCCTACATCTGCTACCATATCAACACCAATCTGCTGGAGATCAGCTAG